CAACGTTTTCATCAGCTTCTGGAGGATGCCCGCGAAAAAGGCGCAGAGATAACACAATGTCTTGAGTATGGCGATGGCAGACAAACGCCGCTTTATGTAGTGACGCAACTAACGCCACAGATGCGCATCTGTCAGGAAGAGATTTTTGGCCCACTGCTTCCCGTGCACGGTTATCAAGACGTGCAAGAGGTGGTCGATTACATCAATCAACGTCCACGGCCGCTGGCTTGTTACCTCTTTAGTCACGATGAGGCTCAGCGTGAGCAAATCCTAGCGCAGACCCATAGCGGCGGCGTCACCATCAACGATTGGGGCTGGCATGTGATGAATCATTCGGTGCCATTCGGCGGAATTGGCAATTCCGGTATCGGTAACTATCACGGTGAAGAAGGGTTTCGTGAGCTAAGCCATGCGCGCAGCGTTTTGCTGATGCGAGATTGGTTCCCGATCAGTCTGTTTTCTCCGCCTTATGGCCGTTTGATTCAAAAGCTGGTTTTGCGGCTGTTTGTCGGCAAGGCCGACAGAAATCTATAAAGCCGATGGCTGACGGCTGATGTGATTTGCCCGTTTGCATCTAAGACAGTCGATAACCGCCAGTGGAAAACAACAAGTGGGCTAGGCAGAAAAAGGCCCACATTGGTTGTGGGCCGTTGTGGCGATTAATCGCGTGATGTAATCACGCCAAATTGTTTGGCTGAATATGCGACGCGCTCTGCCGGTGTTGGATACGTGAGCTGAGTACCTAAATTTTCAATATGGTGCAACCTTGGTAGCAAGCCACAGCCATTGGCTATCTGAATCGCTAAACCCGGGCGAGCGTTGAGCTCAAGCACCATTGGCCCTTCTTCTTTATCCAACACCATGTCGGTGCCAATATAGCCAAGCCCGGTCATTTCCCATGCGCTGGCGGCCAATGTAAGTAAGCGCTCCCAATGGGGAACCTGCAGTGTTGCCAGCTCTTTTCCGGTATCTGGATGATGGGTGACTGGCTGGTTAAATTGCACCGCGCGCACCGCTTTACCTGTCGCGATGTCAATGCCCACTCCGACGGCGCCTTGGTGTAAGTTGGCTTTGCCATCGGATGCGGCCGTCGAGCAGCGCATCATCGCCATGATTGGATAGCCTTTGAAGACAATAATGCGCACATCCGGTACCCCTTCAAAACTGAAACCGTCAAAACAGTCATCAAATTTGATAAGGTTTTCCACCACCGCAACGTCGTTTTTTCCGCCCAGAGAAAAGAGTCCGGCCAGTGTATTGCTTAAATGGCGCTCGACTTCCTCTTTATTGATGGTCGCCCCAGAGGGTTTGGTATAGACGCCATCTTTATGTGAAGTGACCACCAAAATGCCTTTACCCCCGCTGCCACGCGCCGGTTTGATAACAAAGCCGGGCCAGCTTTTGACCATCTCATGAATGGTTTTAACTTCAACCTGATTGCTGATCACACCAATCAATTGCGGTACCGTACACCCAGCGCGCTGGGCGATGATTTTGGTTTGCAGCTTGTCATCCACCAAAGGGTATTTAGAGCGGTCGTTATAGCGCCCAATGTAGCTATGGTTGCGCTTGTTCATGCCCATAATCCCTTTGCGGCGCAGCTTAAACGGCGAGGTGTAGTTAGGCAAAATCGATAGCATCAATTAGTCCTCCACCAGAGGCTTGAAGCGGCGCAACTCGGTGATACGGTAACCTGTGTAAGTACCCAGCAGCAAAATAGCGGCAAGAACGATCAACTGCAGGCCGATAAAATTAAAGGTCAGATGCTGCACATAGCTGTTGGTCATACCAAGGTAGACCAACACGGCGGTAAAGAGCGAGCCACCACCTTGCAAGATAACCTCTTTGGCGCCTTCCTCTTCCCACAAAATGGACATACGTTCGATGGTCCAAGACAAGATAATCATCGGGAAGAAGGTGATTGAAAGCCCTTCGGTCAAACCGATCTTAAACGCCACCACGGTAAATATGGAGATGATTAAGATCACCGTAATGATCACCGCCGATATTCGTGCAACCAACAGCAGGTTGAGTTTAGACAGATAGCTGCGGATGATTAAACCGGTGCCGACAATCAGCAAAAAGCCGACAATGCCGGTGACCAACTGCGTTTGTACGAACGCCACTGCGATCAGTACCGGCATAAAGGTCCCTGAGGTTTTCAGGCCGATGATCACCCTGAGGAAAACCACAATCAGCGCGCCAATCGGGATCAACATGATGGTCTTAAACATCGCTTGTTCTTCCAGCGGCAAGCTGTGAATGGAAAGGTTTAGCAACCCATCGGCTTCAACCTTGTTGTTGGTCGCTTGCTGCGGAGAGATGTCCTGAGCAATCATCGAAAAGTGCACTTGGCTGTTCTGACCGCCCATCAAATCTAACAAAGAGATGTTGGACTCATCCCATACCAGTAGGTTGGCCGATGTTGCGTGTTGCTCTGAGCTCGGTGAAA
This Vibrio navarrensis DNA region includes the following protein-coding sequences:
- a CDS encoding alpha-L-glutamate ligase-like protein — encoded protein: MLSILPNYTSPFKLRRKGIMGMNKRNHSYIGRYNDRSKYPLVDDKLQTKIIAQRAGCTVPQLIGVISNQVEVKTIHEMVKSWPGFVIKPARGSGGKGILVVTSHKDGVYTKPSGATINKEEVERHLSNTLAGLFSLGGKNDVAVVENLIKFDDCFDGFSFEGVPDVRIIVFKGYPIMAMMRCSTAASDGKANLHQGAVGVGIDIATGKAVRAVQFNQPVTHHPDTGKELATLQVPHWERLLTLAASAWEMTGLGYIGTDMVLDKEEGPMVLELNARPGLAIQIANGCGLLPRLHHIENLGTQLTYPTPAERVAYSAKQFGVITSRD
- a CDS encoding inactive transglutaminase family protein, which encodes MTSRIPFYLSIVLLIVAGVTLSVFRHQTYGVPWAPGESRQIWDIEARIEFNAQGQEVKASLAAPNTQTGFTLISETASSPGYGVSYVNTDAGRRAEWSIRKASGAQTIYYKTQFLVDPHAKATPIPPAETIEKPTFTGPEQTAADALINQAMSRSSDNVTFTRELIKTLNDPDSQSAALLLNNQDKTTTLYKLLSSAEVQSKIVGVIELEDGRRRQTIQPMVQVWNGQEWLLFSPSSEQHATSANLLVWDESNISLLDLMGGQNSQVHFSMIAQDISPQQATNNKVEADGLLNLSIHSLPLEEQAMFKTIMLIPIGALIVVFLRVIIGLKTSGTFMPVLIAVAFVQTQLVTGIVGFLLIVGTGLIIRSYLSKLNLLLVARISAVIITVILIISIFTVVAFKIGLTEGLSITFFPMIILSWTIERMSILWEEEGAKEVILQGGGSLFTAVLVYLGMTNSYVQHLTFNFIGLQLIVLAAILLLGTYTGYRITELRRFKPLVED